A stretch of bacterium DNA encodes these proteins:
- the wecB gene encoding UDP-N-acetylglucosamine 2-epimerase (non-hydrolyzing), translated as HVEAGLRTGDLRQPFPEEANRRLLDAISELLFPPTEKALKNLLNEGIDPKKCTVTGNTAIDALLWMVSKDHKISDPELEKVASDPEKKLILVTAHRRESFGKPLEEFVDALKELAEKFDNINIVYPVHMNPNVNNVVREKLTGIKRIYLPKPLDYPDFVALMSKAYLILTDSGGIQEEAPALGIPVLVLRQVTERPEGVEAGAAKVVGMNKKKIVEETERLLTDPNEYRKMAKKRFIYGDGKASKRIVKRILDYLQK; from the coding sequence CACATGTAGAAGCTGGTTTAAGAACCGGCGACCTAAGACAACCATTCCCTGAAGAAGCTAATAGAAGATTGCTTGACGCAATATCAGAGCTTCTGTTTCCACCTACTGAAAAGGCACTAAAAAACCTCCTAAACGAAGGGATTGACCCGAAAAAGTGCACTGTTACCGGAAACACGGCTATCGACGCGTTACTTTGGATGGTTTCAAAAGATCATAAAATCTCTGACCCAGAGCTCGAAAAGGTAGCATCCGACCCAGAGAAAAAACTAATATTAGTTACAGCGCACCGCAGAGAAAGCTTTGGCAAGCCACTCGAGGAATTTGTCGACGCACTAAAAGAGCTTGCGGAAAAGTTCGATAACATAAACATAGTCTACCCAGTCCACATGAATCCGAATGTGAATAATGTGGTCAGGGAGAAACTCACCGGCATTAAACGAATCTACCTCCCGAAACCCCTTGACTATCCAGACTTCGTCGCGCTTATGTCAAAAGCCTACCTTATACTTACAGACAGCGGCGGCATTCAGGAGGAAGCGCCTGCGCTCGGAATACCTGTATTGGTGCTAAGGCAGGTTACTGAGCGCCCGGAGGGAGTTGAGGCTGGTGCCGCAAAAGTGGTGGGAATGAACAAGAAAAAAATCGTTGAGGAAACCGAAAGGCTTCTTACAGACCCTAATGAATACCGAAAAATGGCTAAGAAAAGATTTATTTATGGTGACGGAAAAGCAAGCAAACGAATAGTAAAAAGGATACTGGATTATCTTCAAAAATGA
- a CDS encoding glycosyltransferase family 4 protein, giving the protein MHSIYFPPEVGGLETHVATLCKALMKRGHDVTVVTSHSIKTAPKFEVYDGIKVHRVFCPKKSTLGWTVTSIAAIPKVYSLSKDIDILHAHTFPSIVPCAPPAKLRKIPFVATIHTSHFLRLAKKAFWRKVLKFLLKKPDIILAPSKEIKDVCVDIAPNIKAYSLINAVDIERFKPTKPVIDRINNEKIIIVPRRLFEKNGVEYAIRALPLVREKVSAHLYLIGDGPLREKLIRLTNELGITDFVHFLGAKPNKEMPGYLSSADVVVIPSLIEATSVAALEAMACERVVVASNVGGLPEIVTEKTGKLAQPGDPADLAEKIIEVLLMPDELKANLGKNAREMVVKNWSTDSLAEQVEKIYLEAIKKVRNW; this is encoded by the coding sequence ATGCATTCCATATATTTTCCGCCGGAAGTAGGAGGACTTGAGACTCATGTCGCAACACTTTGTAAGGCATTGATGAAGCGTGGGCACGATGTTACGGTTGTTACATCCCATTCAATAAAGACCGCACCAAAATTCGAGGTCTATGACGGAATAAAAGTCCACAGGGTATTCTGCCCAAAAAAGTCGACATTAGGCTGGACAGTAACCAGCATCGCGGCAATACCAAAGGTTTACAGCCTCTCAAAAGATATCGACATCCTCCACGCACATACTTTCCCATCAATAGTGCCCTGTGCCCCACCCGCAAAACTTAGAAAAATTCCATTCGTAGCCACAATCCATACGAGTCATTTTCTAAGATTGGCGAAAAAAGCCTTTTGGCGAAAAGTACTGAAATTTCTTCTCAAGAAACCTGACATAATACTTGCCCCAAGCAAGGAAATAAAAGATGTTTGCGTTGACATAGCGCCGAACATAAAAGCTTACTCTCTCATTAATGCTGTGGACATCGAGAGATTTAAGCCCACTAAACCTGTCATAGATAGGATAAATAACGAAAAAATAATCATCGTTCCAAGAAGGCTTTTCGAGAAAAACGGGGTCGAATACGCCATAAGAGCGCTGCCCCTTGTCCGAGAAAAGGTTAGCGCACACCTCTACCTTATTGGCGATGGACCCTTACGAGAGAAACTTATTAGATTAACTAATGAACTCGGTATAACCGATTTTGTTCACTTCCTCGGTGCGAAACCCAACAAAGAAATGCCGGGCTATCTTTCCAGCGCTGATGTAGTCGTTATCCCATCCTTGATAGAAGCAACATCGGTAGCTGCCCTTGAAGCCATGGCATGTGAAAGAGTTGTTGTTGCCTCGAATGTAGGCGGTCTGCCAGAAATAGTCACGGAAAAAACGGGAAAACTTGCACAGCCAGGTGACCCTGCTGACCTGGCTGAAAAAATCATCGAGGTACTGTTAATGCCTGATGAACTTAAGGCGAATCTGGGTAAAAATGCAAGAGAAATGGTCGTGAAAAATTGGAGCACAGACTCACTCGCAGAACAGGTGGAAAAAATCTATCTTGAAGCCATAAAAAAAGTTAGAAACTGGTAG
- a CDS encoding 4Fe-4S binding protein: MRKPKLRELGEAIKAIVKGPYTVKFPFKPAEVFPEFRGVPVFNEETCILCGACAQICPVEAIDVRDIVKEDGSAVRVMHRDYARCIWCSQCAAYCTVGDGIKITNEFDLSTLDISEAFEEIEGKLVLCEHCGKPITSEKHILWLAERLGTKAFLNQTLFITKMRSLGLADDEYPVKRDEYLREDLNKVLCPECRRKMMMAEDWAF; this comes from the coding sequence TTGAGAAAGCCGAAATTAAGGGAGCTTGGCGAGGCTATTAAAGCTATCGTTAAGGGGCCTTATACAGTAAAGTTCCCGTTTAAACCCGCTGAGGTATTTCCCGAATTCAGGGGTGTTCCTGTTTTCAATGAGGAAACCTGCATTCTCTGCGGTGCATGTGCGCAAATCTGCCCCGTTGAGGCTATAGATGTTCGCGATATAGTAAAGGAGGATGGTTCTGCTGTGCGGGTTATGCACAGGGATTATGCTCGCTGCATATGGTGCAGTCAGTGTGCGGCGTATTGCACTGTGGGCGATGGCATTAAAATAACCAATGAGTTCGACCTTTCCACGCTTGACATATCGGAGGCGTTCGAGGAGATTGAGGGCAAGCTTGTGCTTTGCGAACACTGCGGAAAACCGATAACATCCGAGAAGCACATTCTCTGGCTGGCTGAAAGGTTGGGCACCAAAGCATTCTTGAATCAGACATTGTTTATAACGAAGATGCGCTCGCTTGGGCTCGCCGACGACGAGTATCCTGTCAAGCGCGATGAATACCTGCGAGAGGACCTCAATAAAGTTCTCTGTCCCGAGTGCCGTAGAAAGATGATGATGGCTGAGGATTGGGCGTTTTAA
- a CDS encoding Na+/H+ antiporter subunit G — MVWHVIGYILLVIGVFFDLLGCVGLVRLPDVYNRLQAATKCVTLGTAFLLIGAFFIFGFNAAGMKALLCAAFVLISSPTGAHALARGSHRGGVPLWEGSVVDVYAEDAEGEKIKEE, encoded by the coding sequence ATGGTCTGGCATGTGATAGGATACATTTTGCTGGTTATAGGAGTATTTTTCGACCTTCTCGGATGCGTTGGTCTCGTGCGATTACCCGATGTCTACAATAGGCTTCAGGCAGCAACTAAGTGCGTTACATTGGGGACTGCGTTCCTACTTATAGGTGCGTTCTTCATTTTTGGCTTTAATGCTGCTGGTATGAAAGCTCTCTTGTGTGCTGCGTTCGTGTTGATATCATCTCCTACTGGTGCTCATGCGCTGGCCAGAGGTTCGCACAGAGGCGGTGTTCCGTTATGGGAAGGTTCAGTTGTGGATGTTTACGCTGAAGACGCTGAAGGTGAAAAAATAAAGGAGGAATAA
- a CDS encoding cation:proton antiporter (subunit F of antiporter complex involved in resistance to high concentrations of Na+, K+, Li+ and/or alkali), which yields MTWMLYILLLSAFLCLYRIAMGPTPPDRAVSIDILGTLMVGFCVIAALVWNKDFYLNIAISWALLSYVGSIALAKFLENRSFDE from the coding sequence ATGACATGGATGTTATACATACTTTTGTTATCGGCGTTTTTGTGTTTATACAGAATCGCTATGGGACCTACTCCGCCCGATAGAGCAGTATCGATAGATATTCTCGGAACGCTTATGGTCGGCTTTTGTGTTATCGCAGCCTTGGTCTGGAATAAAGATTTTTACCTTAATATCGCTATATCATGGGCGCTTTTGTCTTATGTTGGCTCTATAGCATTAGCGAAATTCCTTGAAAATAGAAGTTTTGATGAATAG